Genomic DNA from Salvia miltiorrhiza cultivar Shanhuang (shh) chromosome 1, IMPLAD_Smil_shh, whole genome shotgun sequence:
ACCTTAACTACATGGACCCCACACTAGGCTAGGCTTAGATTGTAAATAGATTAGATGATGATTTTTTAGCTCAGTTCTAATTTATGGCCgaactttaaaatatatataaaaaaattaattttaaaattatttgtaaaaatagttcaaatattaaaaattatgaaaaaaataatattaatttatttataaaaataacatgAACTTTAGAGTTACTTGTAAAACTGGcatttctttaaaaaataaaaaaaatgacatgaactttgaagtcatttaAAACAAATGACTCGAACTttattaaatacaaaaaatgccgtcaacttttataaaatatatcaaaatggCATGCTACATTTTCAAATTCGAATTATGACAACGTGAAAAATTCGAAATTCACGTGAAAATTATGTGGAAATTATAAATCCACTTGTAATATTCATAAGaaagtactctctccgtcccacgaatcttgacacgtttgatttcggcacgagaattaagaaattgtagattagtaatttaagtgtgtagttaataaaatataaaagtgaataaaatcgTACGTTTTccctctaaaaaaaaataaagtataaaagtgataaaatagaaaagagaatgtaataattaaaagtgataaagtatagaagataaggtaataaaagtgataaagtaggagagagaaagtaatactAATTATTACGGAGTactttatttggaaatgtgtcaagattcgtgggacggcccaaaaagaaaaacgtgtcaagattcgtgggacggagggagtagtataataATTCCATTCTCCTATGAATTCTAATCTCGCACAAATAATttttatcttgtaaaatatTATTGACAACACGATTTTTTTTTAGTCCATAAAATCCTTATTAGTAATTACGCACAAACAAAGAAATTTCACATACTTTTCATAGCAACTTTGAACCTTCTACGTCGTCATAATTCAagtcattttaaattttttaaatttcaggtcatttttacaaatcttaaaaatttaaattatttattatatttttaaaaaattcaaaccatttttacaaatcttcaaaattcaaattatatttgtatttttaagaGTTAatgccatttttacaaatgacttcaacCTTCGAGACTTGCttacaaatattttcaaaattcatgtgaattttttgtatttttaaagttAATGCAATTTAATAAATAACTCAAAGTTCATACTACTTTTAGAAATCGCTCCAAAATTTatgtcattttctttttcatattttgtgaAGTTTGAGCcatttttataaatgattttaatatttagactattttttatgtttttagaattttaaatcatatttataagtGACTCCAAAATTCGAaccataaattataattaatctttttttactctttctttctaGTGATCAAGATTTATGACTATTTCCCAATTTGAATGCAAATAAAGGAAATAAATAGCTATTATTCTCAAACAATTCTAAATTGTAGCGATTACATATTGTAAAAGAGACTGTCGAATTAGAGGAGCTATGAGTGGTCATTTTCACTAATCTCATCTATTCCCTTCATGTCATAACAGTGCGCACTTTtttttctattctttttttctattttgaaatattctataaaaatatgtatTACTCTCTTaattccacgaatcttgacatatttGATTTccgcacgagaattaaggaattgtagattagtatttcaACCgtatagttaataaagtataaaagtgataaagtatgagagtgacactacaaaaaaatcgttaattaccgacggcaaaatgccgtcggtaacaaaagacggccgccggtaaatagtgttaccgacGGTAAGCTGCCGCCGCTAATCGACTCGTCGGTAACGACAATACCGGCGGCGACCGGCCGCCGTCGGCAATTAACAGCGGCTTTGCCGCCGGAATTTCtgccgttaaacggcggagcaatgccggagaattagcggcggcaaccaccgctaattaccgagggcattaatgccgtcggtaatacgCCACCGGAGTCCGGCGGAGCCTTGCCGGAaaattagcgacggcgattGCCGCCGCTAATTGGTGGCGGCacaacgccgtcggtaataagccaccaccgtccggtggCCCTTCGCCGGAGGGGCCCGGGTttttaccgagggcaaaacgggtattttttttaattttaatttttttgttttatttatttatttatttattttattgtatatccacaatttatttccgtatttatacggtattccatactttagacgaactttccagtcggcgacccgacttcccagtgggtcacccatcttgcttgtgctctgtgtcaagcacgcttaactttgaaatttttttcgagtggtcaccagtacagaacactcgtattattgatatatctacatctattaattcatttaaatgctatatactcactcatatatttataatctttgaatatgtggaaataatacctgaaatatgttgttaattagtgatcgagttcgtttcggtccttatttttatcgtcggtaaaatatttaattaatatttaattttaatatttatttttttttaaacattaatacaccaaaagtgttttaatttgattattataatgTGTGGTGTtttatgaaaccaacacctaaactagaaaagcACTAAACgacacggatttacgtggttcggtcgagaagacctacgtccacgggggttttgggggtttttccactataatcgagagaattacattttacaatagatgaatgaataaaaaatgAGATGATCCCCTTCTAACCCACTcctaagtctctatttataagcatgtaaataagccctagggcctcaagcccatttaCTAAGATgattgggcttaagcccctttaatacattgacCTTGGTCTGAATCGCCTATGCTTGCTTGACTACGCCGGAAGCTCTATTATTTCTTTTACTATCCCaagtcttcaattaaacctgcactggttagcttaataataataacactaatcataagcataaatagaaatgttctcattatatagtgcacagcgctggtgcatatttcagtcctcatcaatgtgatttgaatttatttgtttatgttaaatgcaatcatcatcatcattgccataaatatataaaacatatatagttttaataattaaagcacttgaaatatatagttcaataaaacataaatttgaaaagaaagtgcaaatgtaattttgtttgaatacATAAATATAAGTCTAGCATGGTAATAAAAGACGGAAAGtcctaagcatcatcatcatcatcatcatcatcatcatcatcatcatcatcatcatcatcatcatcggcatcagggggtggaggtggctgagcattatagtgcatctgtttggcgggcacttgtttctttcggcgactcccagatgcacgcaagctgtccttatatcgtgattgatcacagaacatacaactatgtagctcactagtttcccccaacacaacatgcagttattaacacagcaatcgatcttctctactggcaaacccaaaccacgtagatttcttttcgtactatagaagtcttctggacagttgttaccctctggtaaagcagctttcatcatcgaagacatctgattgtaagtcctctctgacatgtggctttcagtctttatgctcatgaattgagtcatccagcttaattgtgtgtacgtgtcacatcctgcgtacaatggagtatccgctgcatccaacatgttataaatctgttgagcgtcattattgggcggctgctccagattcggaggatcttgataattactaggtccagcatggtcatgcaccatcctttcgtagttattgtataatccatcatcctcattcattatagcatgttctctcggcatatacagcggtgcttccccgtgagaaacccaaactttgtaattcaggacaaatccaagcctactaacatgttttctgaccgtaggtacatctaaatacgcttgattcttgcacttcttacacgggcacctaatgttaccttgtccatctgtgtacgccgtttgatttctcgcccactcaaggaaaaactcaagccccgtttcaaatgcagtacgatcattgtatctcgcgtacatccatatacgattatcactcattcttgcaaattctaattgaaaaaaacaaataaaatataataaattacttgaaatccaacaaaatttcgacagcataaccccactatcctaactaccaagtgctcgactctaccagcaactatagtgaccatagtggtcctaatttactaagcctatactaggtctacctgacccccccaatgtcgaagcaataatacaatacaaataaaagcaataaaaatcagggtaattaaattaaaaacaatcatttgttgggagaagatccttaagaaataatcaatttctatcccaaagggagaagatccttaagaaattgattaaatctatcccacaatatatataataacataacatttcataaacacatagcacataacatttaatttaacaaaattatccaacatatataaattattctaacaaacaacttaaactaattgattaaaattaatataatttaaaattaatcatgcttcataatttaaaattaaactaacaacatatattaattgattaatataatttaaaattaatcatgcttcatataatttagttataaacaaagtcaattataaattaattaactatatataacaaataaatctatttaattaatttataattaaatacataaataaattcataattaaataattaaataaataaataagagaagcgtacggtggtggtttccggcgggtgtcgtgaagaaggcagttaaacgaggtcgtcgaactacaataaagaatataagtgaaaattaaataattatatatatatatatatatatatatatataattaaaattaatgagatatatatatagatctagagagagagagagagagagagttacctgggcggcggcggtcggcgacggcggcggtCGGACCGGAAGCAGCAGCAGGGGAGGGGGGGTTTCTTTTCGTGCggcgcaaaactgaaaaaagaagggaatacgctgccctatattttaacaattagcgacggcaattgccgccgctaattagcggcggcaatatcgccgtcggtaattgtataaaattaattaattattgcgtattttaaaattaacggcggcgattttgccgtcggtaattggccGGTGATTGCGAAAGTTCGGGTCGCCTGAAATGCCGCCGTCGTGCCGCcgttaattaccgacggcaaaatcgccgccggtaattacgcgtttttttgtagtgtgaagataataaaagtgataaagtacgaGAAAGAATGTAATAAGTACTcctaccttatttggaaatgtgtcgaGATTCGTGGAATGGCCCAACAAAGaatatgtgtcaagattcgtgggacggatgaagtattatttttagAGATTATCTCATCACAAACTCTTTAATTTTTACTTCTACTTTATCAACTTATTTAGGGAAATCTTATTATAGTCCtctttcataaaaacatgagttttatagccctagtttataatagataagttatatagccattttaagtttaaaagactataacaccctttgatttttttgtactcgatggtgccatcgtgtacaccatcgagtacttcgaTTACTCGATAGTGTTGTAgaaaatcttcattttttttattactcgATGGTGTATACGATGGTGTCATCGAGTACTCGAAGTTTCAGAAAAGTCAAagggtgttatagtcttttaagcctaaaatgactatataacttatctagtataaactagggctataaaacttatgtttttaacaaaaatgGCTGTATGTGATAATTCCCACTAAAATTTATCATACATAGCCCTCTACAAATCTCTTACTACATTTGTTTCTAAAACATcttcctttatttcttttttcatcTGTCTCcaaatatatttttctaatatatttCTTAGAACTAATTTCACTAACTATTACCCTTacaattttcacatatttaggTATATTACCATTAATGACTTGTCTCTTTTCAAATTAATTGGTCCATTAGACACTATCATCACTTTTTAtatcatcatttttttataatttgtgGAACCTCTTTTTAACTTAttaaatacacaattaatttttattaaaattcgtgtcgtctCCTTTTAGAAAGATGTTTTAAGGatgaatgaaatatttttttttatctcactaTCATAAGACTACAATGAAAGGGAGTCATTTATTTTACGCATAACACACTCgtctaacatttattaaaattcgtgttatcAACAATCATGCATATTCTTAGGAGACGTTTGAttttattgataaaataattcactttAATTAACTGTTTAATTTACATGATTGATAATTAGGCTCATATCTATTATCCAATTGAATTATTGTTTATCACTCCAAAGTTAAGTGAATTATTCAATTATCCATTCGATCCATGATCAATCTTATTTATCTAATCCACCGAAATAAAAGTCTTTTTTATGAATGAGAGAGAGTATTAATTATGCCGTTCGTGTTTTAGCTAGGCATGTTATCGTTTTCATTGCTATGGATTAAAGTAGTATTGTTATAAAGTTCaacttatattaatttattctctattatttaaaaattctgCAATAGAAAATCTTCACGATTTTTTGTATTTGAAGTTGATTGGAAATAGTGATTAAGATATAGAACGATTAACATTAAAACTTTGTTTTTTGGAGGACGATGATGGGATCGTTGAAACATCTTCTTGCATTCCATATTGATATGTGATATAAATGGGCCATTGCCATTGATATTGCACtggtaaataaaaataaattcgtaaaaatatagatataatacattttcttcatttttaaataaatgtcatgtaatacaaaaaatatatatctagaAAGAAGATACTTTTATATTTGTAtccttaattaattctttttctGGATTAATATATTATCCCTCAATtgttaaatttttgttattttcgtaattttaaGATGAGGATATAATTGAAAGTATAGCACAATTTTATTTACACTAAAATTTTGTGATATGACACTTGAAAAGAGATAAAACAATTTCACAATTGacactttaatttaatttgatccaATCTTTTTTCACAAACTCATCAAGATTGACTGAagaaatacatattatataattaaaatatattttttgctAAGAAACTTAAGAATGTtgtatattaaataaaacgTATTGCCTATGGCGTAGTTTTCCCCTTTTTGTATAGTGTTTTCGcctacttattattattttttcacttttatgttGTTAGAGATTTTGTCTCTATATgaattgcttatttgattatatttagatacaTGTTATAATTCtgattcaaaaaatataaaataaaaggtaCTGCATATATCTGATTATTAAAACCATATTTTGAAAACGTCAAAATTACAATTGACAGAGTGGAATGGACCTTAAATTACACTCCTTATGTAAGAACATTAATTATAGTAATTAAGAAATACATCACCATTTTAAATGaagatatatatacattaaaattaagaaatatatacATCACAATTTTAAATTACTCCTTTCGTCATAACTATCTAGAGACATTTTTTTAGCacgtaaattaaaaaatagtatttGATGTATagatgaaaaaggaaaaaggtgaataaaggtaaactttttataaataagaaaatagatGGGATGCCCAAAATCATGTGGGACAAACGGAAGGGGAGTTCTGTATACCCCCTCCGTTTTTTTATAAGTGTCCAATTCAGgtcatttttttgtttctcaataagtgtttcatttcaaaatttgagagtatatttatgatattttttttattttatctttatttaatacttgtatgaatataataattagttgtatatatgcatttattatgataattattaaagttataaatataaaatatcttattttattggtatgtgtATTTTGACGATTGGGGACACCTCATCGGATGGAGTATCAATTATGTAAGAACTTTCTTAACTGATGTTTTgtttaaaattatatactcATTGTGATTGCGTCTAGAAACTAGAAATCAATGCAAGTCAATCTTTATCTACATCTAGTCATTACTGCCCTGCAGCTAATCCAAACCAAACATAATCTGAACTTTTCCAAAAACGATTAATCATTAAATATATACTAACCATTTATTCATAACTTTAAATAAGTCTTTTTAGATTTTTGCatacttattaaaaaaaattaatatgaaaGGCAATTCagtattaaattttataatatcatttagataaaaataattaaagttttTCAAAACTTAGTATTATAAATGGGATGaagtataaattttaaaacGTTGAACATTTGTTAAACCCAGAAGTAGTAGTTTTTCTGCTGTCACAACTGAACTATGGGTAAAGTTTCCActcaaaaaaaggaaaagaaaatggaaaCTTCATTCAGTGTTGACGGTAGATCGAAATTTGATAATGTCGGAACCAGACAAACCAAACACGGCGCTATTGAGCCGAGTAAGACGGAAGCCGATTAGAGCCGTCAAGCACTGCAGCTACCTAATTAGCTCAGTAAATTACAGTCTAATCACCACTACAAAAATATCCCTCTCTACTAAACCACGGTTTACTATCCGTACATCTCTAGCTGCCGCGTGTCCCGAGAAACGCGCTTCTTTCCTTCACCGCCCTATTTATTAACCCCTCTCCCCTCTCCTCCTCAATTCCTTCTCTCACCTCTACCTCTCTAGATTACTCATTACCTCCATTTTTGCACCGCGATACCAACTCAGATTTCTCCAACTTACGCTTTCACCACCTATTTTTCACATCTTTTCTCTGTTTCATGGCGTAATTGAAAGCCGTTTGATATTAAAATTCGCTTCATTTTCGTTATTCTGTTTGCTTTTTGGGGGGGAAGTGTGACGATTGTGTTCTAATTGCGGGTGTTGATTGAGAAGTGGAACCCAAAAAAAATGGCGTCTGATAATTTGATGGCGATGGAGCAGCCGTGGATGTTCCGCCCGACATTCGGCGACGCTTGGCTCGCCGATATCTTCACCAAGGAAACCGATACCCTAACAAAGGCTCTGCAGAAATCGATCTCGACGACGTCGTCCGACTGTGATGCTTTCTCCGCCGAAATGGTCGATTCGCTCTTTGCGAAGCCGGAGGCCCCGGCGCCGCTCCAGACGCCTACCGCCTCCGGAGGCTCCGAGAACTACGCGCCGGTGTCGAAGCAGCGCCGGAGCGTGCCGCCGAGCGGCAGGGTCGCGAAGCGGAAGTCGCGCGCGTCGAAGCGCGCGACGACTACGTTCATCACGGCGGATCCCGCGAACTTCCGGCAGATGGTGCAGCAGGTGACCGGGGTGAGATTCGGCGGCTTCAGCGAGCAGCTTCCGGTGCTGAAGCCGGAGCCGCAGAGGGCGTTCGGCCGGATGCAGCAGGGCACTGCGTTGCCGACATTCGACACGTCGGTTCGCTTGCTGGATGGCTCCGCCGCGTCTCTGGCGGCGCCGCCGTATATGATGTCGGTGGGAGCGGGTGATGGCGGAACTGGCGCGGGGGGAATTGACTTCGACTCCTTTTGCAGCTTCCCGACCCTGGAGTCGTCGAGGGTTATGTAGTTAGGGAGAAAATTGTAATTGTagttctctttctttctttccagtTAGCCTGCAAAGAAACTTGGGGGAGGGGTAAAATGGGGAGCTCTGTTAATATCtgtggtgggggggtggggtggggtgggggaaGATCAAGGCGTGTAAGGATGGAACTCTGTTTTTCTAATTATCTTtagtactatattttttttccatcaCTATATGATGAAGTATTTTGAGTTAATGATGGTTGTTTAATTGTTTTGAATAGCCGATGTCTATTTGCAAATGATAAACACCATTTTTCTGGCTAATTAATTTCTCTTAATGTAGTTAGGAGGAATTCcaatggttttttttttagaacaaATGGTATTGATCTTTGATAGTAAGATTAAATTTTACTGTTGTGTTTTGTCGAATGTCATAGTGTTTCTCTAGTTTCCTCACACCGAACATGTAAAACGAATGAAATATTACCTTACAAAGTAACATGAATCAAACTAATAGTGGTATAACTTTATTCAATGAATATAGTGGCAAATTGCTAAAAATATCTTGATCACTTTTTAAGCTCGCACTCTTATTTCTCTAATCACTTTCTTTCGACGGATCCAGTTTTAAGTAGTACGAATAATTGTAGGTTGGTTTAGTATTATTCTTTGATTCCATCTTTAATTGATAGACATAAGTATTTGTTTTTGATGGTATATTTGTAAAGTTTCAAGTAATAAATGTCTGAGTATCtatatgtattttaaattttaaagagTGTGTtctttttggttgtaaatttatcatgaaaaaagtaagaataaacaaaatttcaccatttaaatcatttatttcttttcccacattttctacttgaccctaactcattcctcatttacactacaaatgagggataatattatcacaccatttttggagggataatattatccctcctttgtaatataaatgaggaatgagtaagggtaaGTAGGATATGTGAGAAAATAAATAGAGGAtataaatggtgaaattttgtttatccttcattttccatgataaatttacaattaaagagAAAGCATCGTCCAAAGCGAAGAATACTAAAAATAACAGATAAGTGGTCTTTCCTCCCCATAAGGGATCAAATACTTTTTATGTTCCTAATTCACACGTATATttcgagtattaattaatctGAAAATAGTTGCGTGGTCTTTTTAATTTCGTAAAGGAAGTGAAGTAAACGAATGAATATTGTAATAAGCATTGTTCTACGTAGAAATATCTAGCAGAAAATGCATTTTAATCTTCTTAACTTGACCCGAGTCAAGTCTAGTTCAATTAGCTCATCTAATGGCGCCCTGATTAGCTACTTTATAGTTTGTGGAAATTATATATTctattattgtaaatttattgcTCACATCCAACTTAATTCATATTATATCATTGAATAATAACCAAATTCACATACCTGCGCGTAACTAATTAGCATTATCATTCATGACGCAATGTTAAACTAACTCAAACGAGTTCGGTAGTGTATCACTTGCTAATTATAGTTTTGTACTCATTAATTAGTACTAATTAAGTACCGTTGCCCGCTATTAACACGTTGATTATTTCTTCTATAGTCTAACAATAAAACTGGGACATCTGTCCTTTTGCCACAATTATATTGATAACAACAGGTTCGATGTGTAATGGcctaaaattatgaatttaagTTTCGTCAAAATTTAATATGTGTGTGTATACATAGAACCTAAAACTACGAAagtttaaaacaatttatattttaaagtaGGTTAGACTACAAATCGATCCATAGTACTAAAACTCAAATGTTTTTAGTGGgtaattagtaaataaaattCGTGTGTTTATATACGTGATGTGATTATCGATATGTAATCTTATTACTTATACCTTCTGTGTATTTTCAAACTTAAGTAGCCAGGGACGGATccagaatttttttattgtgggGCACAAAATATAAGCAtactataaatttaaaatatgtttaaaaaaattatctacGTAATAATTcaagtctattacaattaaaatcTACGAGTTTCATTGACTGAAAAATTTACATAATTGACtatcaaaaatatatttttcaatatagaCAATCAAACTATCATTTATCCATTTATCTCCTATTCGATCGTGTAGACAAATACCCTTTCAaattaagtactccctccgtcccacgaatcttgacacgttttcctttttgggccgttccacgaatcttgacacgattctattttgggtaataattattacattttctctcatattttatcacttttattactctctctctctctctctcctactttatcacttttatattttactattaactacacacttaaaacactaatctacaactccttaattctcgtgccgaatcc
This window encodes:
- the LOC131003941 gene encoding calmodulin-binding protein 25, producing the protein MASDNLMAMEQPWMFRPTFGDAWLADIFTKETDTLTKALQKSISTTSSDCDAFSAEMVDSLFAKPEAPAPLQTPTASGGSENYAPVSKQRRSVPPSGRVAKRKSRASKRATTTFITADPANFRQMVQQVTGVRFGGFSEQLPVLKPEPQRAFGRMQQGTALPTFDTSVRLLDGSAASLAAPPYMMSVGAGDGGTGAGGIDFDSFCSFPTLESSRVM